The Caretta caretta isolate rCarCar2 chromosome 10, rCarCar1.hap1, whole genome shotgun sequence genome has a window encoding:
- the LOC125643763 gene encoding small integral membrane protein 10-like protein 3 isoform X5 has protein sequence MAAALSALAARLSQSAAARSYGVFCKGLSRTLLIFFDLAWKLRINFPYLYIVASMMLNVRLQVHIEIH, from the exons ATGGCGGCGGCTCTGTCCGCCCTGGCTGCTAGGCTCTCGCAGTCGGCCGCCGCCAGGTCCTACGGGGTCTTCTgcaaggggctgagcaggaccctcctcatcttcttcgacTTGGCCTGGAAGCTGCGGATCAACTTCCCCTATCTCTACATCGTGGCCTCCATGATGCTCAACGTCAGGCTGCAg gttcATATTGAGATCCATTGA
- the LOC125643763 gene encoding uncharacterized protein LOC125643763 isoform X4, with amino-acid sequence MAAALSALAARLSQSAAARSYGVFCKGLSRTLLIFFDLAWKLRINFPYLYIVASMMLNVRLQGLPIPDVNQAAENGNTPLHAAVSTGKMHLVSLLLHYPGINVNFPNSQCDGATALHLAIVYGYLGICYLLLNAEADVKSLLGDLTPVQLAENFAGRRPPVGGLFSPFPHQSLSKGAMFD; translated from the exons ATGGCGGCGGCTCTGTCCGCCCTGGCTGCTAGGCTCTCGCAGTCGGCCGCCGCCAGGTCCTACGGGGTCTTCTgcaaggggctgagcaggaccctcctcatcttcttcgacTTGGCCTGGAAGCTGCGGATCAACTTCCCCTATCTCTACATCGTGGCCTCCATGATGCTCAACGTCAGGCTGCAg GGACTTCCCATACCTGATGTAAACCAAGCAGCAGAAAATGGAAACACACCACTCCATGCTGCAGTGAGTACTGGAAAAATGCACCTTGTATCTTTGCTGCTGCATTATCCTGGAATTAATGTGAATTTCCCAAATTCCCAGTGTGATGGAGCTACTGCACTACATCTTGCTATTGTCTATG GGTACTTGGGAATTTGCTATTTATTGCTGAATGCTGAAGCTGATGTGAAAAGCCTCCTGGGAGATCTAACGCCTGTACAACTTGCTGAGAATTTTG CAGGCAGACGTCCACCTGTTGGAggccttttctctccctttcctcacCAGTCACTGAGTAAGGGGGCTATGTTTGACTGA
- the LOC125643763 gene encoding uncharacterized protein LOC125643763 isoform X2 produces the protein MQSLKDRRAMIVSHVNMEEEEDLNHEHLCESGPNSQNEILHLPDVCSLLNNSHIDVNSSLQKEFFSLKIRNCSLFKAVPLPHIGKKMPPHLSEPTRLNLSAAVSSKDSSHLLFSAERGRLDKVFNHFDSTSVTEWLEKAYSSISDLGVWCCTGDNFVHFAHFWLSELHYNQKRQLLELEMGIIEDELQLAFLEELDSELQPSDLHSILAATLSEYPMGLLSNQKLYIFLDYLNIMSSEQTTGYKKMLSSVKYTTNNPQVTQWLLAVRAFVLANLWHAVVKFYKALVSTKLLPELHIKSSVSATTKQTNEVVTERALQSVQLGYADVLHYLIINQQLDLDAVDEKNRNLIFLATIYDQPKILDYFLDMGLPIPDVNQAAENGNTPLHAAVSTGKMHLVSLLLHYPGINVNFPNSQCDGATALHLAIVYGYLGICYLLLNAEADVKSLLGDLTPVQLAENFGNETITKFIKMHVKKLKLENKMFA, from the exons ATGCAAAGTCTGAAGGACAGAAGAGCTATGATTGTCTCCCATGTGAAtatggaggaggaagaagactTAAACCATGAACATTTATGTGAAAGTGGCCCAAATAGCCAAAATGAGATCCTTCACCTTCCAGACGTGTGTTCCTTGTTGAATAATTCTCACATTGATGTTAATAGTAGCTTACAAAAAGAATTCTTTTCTCTTAAGATCAGGAATTGCTCTTTATTTAAGGCTGTACCTTTGCCTCATATTGGCAAGAAAATGCCTCCTCATTTGAGTGAACCAACAAGGTTAAATTTAAGTGCAGCTGTCTCGTCAAAGGATTCATCTCATCTGCTCTTTTCAGCTGAGAGAGGACGACTTGATAAGGTTTTTAACCACTTTGATAGTACTTCTGTGACAGAATGGCTGGAGAAAGCATATAGTTCCATTAGTGACTTGGGTGTCTGGTGTTGCACTGGAGATAACTTTGTACATTTTGCACATTTCTGGCTGTCAGAGCTACATTACAATCAAAAAAGGCAATTGTTGGAATTAGAAATGGGTATTATTGAGGATGAATTGCAACTTGCATTTCTTGAGGAGTTGGATTCTGAACTGCAACCTTCTGATCTGCATTCCATCCTTGCTGCCACATTGAGTGAATATCCTATGGGACTACTGAGCAACCAGAAACTGTATATTTTCCTTGACTATTTAAACATCATGTCTTCAGAGCAAACAACTGGATATAAAAAAATGCTTTCAAGTGTAAAATATACAACAAATAATCCTCAAGTAACACAGTGGCTACTAGCTGTACGAGCTTTTGTGCTAGCAAATCTCTGGCATGCAGTAGTGAag ttttataAGGCATTGGTCAGTACCAAGCTCCTTCCTGAACTACATATCAAGAGTTCTGTTTCTGCTACTACAAAGCAAACAAACGAAGTGGTTACAGAAAg aGCTCTACAGAGTGTCCAGCTGGGATATGCTGATGTCTTGCATTATCTTATTATAAACCAGCAGCTTGACCTTGATGCAGTAGATGAAAAAAATCGAAATCTCATATTTTTAGCCACTATATATGACCAACCAAAGATACTGGACTATTTTCTTGACATG GGACTTCCCATACCTGATGTAAACCAAGCAGCAGAAAATGGAAACACACCACTCCATGCTGCAGTGAGTACTGGAAAAATGCACCTTGTATCTTTGCTGCTGCATTATCCTGGAATTAATGTGAATTTCCCAAATTCCCAGTGTGATGGAGCTACTGCACTACATCTTGCTATTGTCTATG GGTACTTGGGAATTTGCTATTTATTGCTGAATGCTGAAGCTGATGTGAAAAGCCTCCTGGGAGATCTAACGCCTGTACAACTTGCTGAGAATTTTGGTAATGAAACTATAACCAAGTTCATAAAGATGCATGTTAAAAAACTGaaacttgaaaataaaatgtttgcctGA
- the LOC125643763 gene encoding protein FAM220A isoform X3, whose translation MQSLKDRRAMIVSHVNMEEEEDLNHEHLCESGPNSQNEILHLPDVCSLLNNSHIDVNSSLQKEFFSLKIRNCSLFKAVPLPHIGKKMPPHLSEPTRLNLSAAVSSKDSSHLLFSAERGRLDKVFNHFDSTSVTEWLEKAYSSISDLGVWCCTGDNFVHFAHFWLSELHYNQKRQLLELEMGIIEDELQLAFLEELDSELQPSDLHSILAATLSEYPMGLLSNQKLYIFLDYLNIMSSEQTTGYKKMLSSVKYTTNNPQVTQWLLAVRAFVLANLWHAVVKFYKALVSTKLLPELHIKSSVSATTKQTNEVVTERALQSVQLGYADVLHYLIINQQLDLDAVDEKNRNLIFLATIYDQPKILDYFLDMGLPIPDVNQAAENGNTPLHAAGTWEFAIYC comes from the exons ATGCAAAGTCTGAAGGACAGAAGAGCTATGATTGTCTCCCATGTGAAtatggaggaggaagaagactTAAACCATGAACATTTATGTGAAAGTGGCCCAAATAGCCAAAATGAGATCCTTCACCTTCCAGACGTGTGTTCCTTGTTGAATAATTCTCACATTGATGTTAATAGTAGCTTACAAAAAGAATTCTTTTCTCTTAAGATCAGGAATTGCTCTTTATTTAAGGCTGTACCTTTGCCTCATATTGGCAAGAAAATGCCTCCTCATTTGAGTGAACCAACAAGGTTAAATTTAAGTGCAGCTGTCTCGTCAAAGGATTCATCTCATCTGCTCTTTTCAGCTGAGAGAGGACGACTTGATAAGGTTTTTAACCACTTTGATAGTACTTCTGTGACAGAATGGCTGGAGAAAGCATATAGTTCCATTAGTGACTTGGGTGTCTGGTGTTGCACTGGAGATAACTTTGTACATTTTGCACATTTCTGGCTGTCAGAGCTACATTACAATCAAAAAAGGCAATTGTTGGAATTAGAAATGGGTATTATTGAGGATGAATTGCAACTTGCATTTCTTGAGGAGTTGGATTCTGAACTGCAACCTTCTGATCTGCATTCCATCCTTGCTGCCACATTGAGTGAATATCCTATGGGACTACTGAGCAACCAGAAACTGTATATTTTCCTTGACTATTTAAACATCATGTCTTCAGAGCAAACAACTGGATATAAAAAAATGCTTTCAAGTGTAAAATATACAACAAATAATCCTCAAGTAACACAGTGGCTACTAGCTGTACGAGCTTTTGTGCTAGCAAATCTCTGGCATGCAGTAGTGAag ttttataAGGCATTGGTCAGTACCAAGCTCCTTCCTGAACTACATATCAAGAGTTCTGTTTCTGCTACTACAAAGCAAACAAACGAAGTGGTTACAGAAAg aGCTCTACAGAGTGTCCAGCTGGGATATGCTGATGTCTTGCATTATCTTATTATAAACCAGCAGCTTGACCTTGATGCAGTAGATGAAAAAAATCGAAATCTCATATTTTTAGCCACTATATATGACCAACCAAAGATACTGGACTATTTTCTTGACATG GGACTTCCCATACCTGATGTAAACCAAGCAGCAGAAAATGGAAACACACCACTCCATGCTGCA GGTACTTGGGAATTTGCTATTTATTGCTGA
- the LOC125643763 gene encoding uncharacterized protein LOC125643763 isoform X1 encodes MQSLKDRRAMIVSHVNMEEEEDLNHEHLCESGPNSQNEILHLPDVCSLLNNSHIDVNSSLQKEFFSLKIRNCSLFKAVPLPHIGKKMPPHLSEPTRLNLSAAVSSKDSSHLLFSAERGRLDKVFNHFDSTSVTEWLEKAYSSISDLGVWCCTGDNFVHFAHFWLSELHYNQKRQLLELEMGIIEDELQLAFLEELDSELQPSDLHSILAATLSEYPMGLLSNQKLYIFLDYLNIMSSEQTTGYKKMLSSVKYTTNNPQVTQWLLAVRAFVLANLWHAVVKFYKALVSTKLLPELHIKSSVSATTKQTNEVVTERALQSVQLGYADVLHYLIINQQLDLDAVDEKNRNLIFLATIYDQPKILDYFLDMGLPIPDVNQAAENGNTPLHAAVSTGKMHLVSLLLHYPGINVNFPNSQCDGATALHLAIVYGYLGICYLLLNAEADVKSLLGDLTPVQLAENFAGRRPPVGGLFSPFPHQSLSKGAMFD; translated from the exons ATGCAAAGTCTGAAGGACAGAAGAGCTATGATTGTCTCCCATGTGAAtatggaggaggaagaagactTAAACCATGAACATTTATGTGAAAGTGGCCCAAATAGCCAAAATGAGATCCTTCACCTTCCAGACGTGTGTTCCTTGTTGAATAATTCTCACATTGATGTTAATAGTAGCTTACAAAAAGAATTCTTTTCTCTTAAGATCAGGAATTGCTCTTTATTTAAGGCTGTACCTTTGCCTCATATTGGCAAGAAAATGCCTCCTCATTTGAGTGAACCAACAAGGTTAAATTTAAGTGCAGCTGTCTCGTCAAAGGATTCATCTCATCTGCTCTTTTCAGCTGAGAGAGGACGACTTGATAAGGTTTTTAACCACTTTGATAGTACTTCTGTGACAGAATGGCTGGAGAAAGCATATAGTTCCATTAGTGACTTGGGTGTCTGGTGTTGCACTGGAGATAACTTTGTACATTTTGCACATTTCTGGCTGTCAGAGCTACATTACAATCAAAAAAGGCAATTGTTGGAATTAGAAATGGGTATTATTGAGGATGAATTGCAACTTGCATTTCTTGAGGAGTTGGATTCTGAACTGCAACCTTCTGATCTGCATTCCATCCTTGCTGCCACATTGAGTGAATATCCTATGGGACTACTGAGCAACCAGAAACTGTATATTTTCCTTGACTATTTAAACATCATGTCTTCAGAGCAAACAACTGGATATAAAAAAATGCTTTCAAGTGTAAAATATACAACAAATAATCCTCAAGTAACACAGTGGCTACTAGCTGTACGAGCTTTTGTGCTAGCAAATCTCTGGCATGCAGTAGTGAag ttttataAGGCATTGGTCAGTACCAAGCTCCTTCCTGAACTACATATCAAGAGTTCTGTTTCTGCTACTACAAAGCAAACAAACGAAGTGGTTACAGAAAg aGCTCTACAGAGTGTCCAGCTGGGATATGCTGATGTCTTGCATTATCTTATTATAAACCAGCAGCTTGACCTTGATGCAGTAGATGAAAAAAATCGAAATCTCATATTTTTAGCCACTATATATGACCAACCAAAGATACTGGACTATTTTCTTGACATG GGACTTCCCATACCTGATGTAAACCAAGCAGCAGAAAATGGAAACACACCACTCCATGCTGCAGTGAGTACTGGAAAAATGCACCTTGTATCTTTGCTGCTGCATTATCCTGGAATTAATGTGAATTTCCCAAATTCCCAGTGTGATGGAGCTACTGCACTACATCTTGCTATTGTCTATG GGTACTTGGGAATTTGCTATTTATTGCTGAATGCTGAAGCTGATGTGAAAAGCCTCCTGGGAGATCTAACGCCTGTACAACTTGCTGAGAATTTTG CAGGCAGACGTCCACCTGTTGGAggccttttctctccctttcctcacCAGTCACTGAGTAAGGGGGCTATGTTTGACTGA